Below is a window of Yersinia kristensenii DNA.
ATTTTTCCATCGCCATTATTGAAGGGAATAACCTCATGGTTTCTAAACGTTAATGCTGAGATCATCACGTTCTCCTTATCAAAATGAGCCTCGTCGCCCAGAAACACCGCCCACAGAGAAGCCGCCGCTTATACGGTGTTCCTCCGAAGCTCATTTCTGTAAGGCTCTGTGGTTAATAAGCACCGGGCATGGTGCAGGAAAATCAGACATAAAAAAGCCCCGCGATTGCGAGGCTAATGGGGGAACTATTCGCTCTGTCTATTCGACACTTTCTGGAATCTATTCAAAAAATTGTTCAACGGTCGCATACATGGATATGGATACCCATCTCGCATGAAAACAACCCGATTTTCTTCAATACCAGTTATGGTTACAAGCGCGCCATGCTCATCTTGGTATCGCTTGCCGGGACGCGGTAAATCAGTCATTTCAAACATAAATTCTGTATATGCTCAAATATGAATAATCACAAAACGTTAGCGACAGAATTATGCCTTGGTTACTTTAGGGACTCAATCCTGTACATAAAGACGCCCCAACGTTGCAATTCAATTACCGAGACACACTTTATTGATGTACTCCTGCAAGCCCGTTATTTGCTTTGTGGCAATGTCGATGCGCTCTCTGAGACGGAGATAATCCCGCTGAGCGGCGTCAGTAAGTCGGGGGGCGGCAGCATCATCCATGCTGGCGGTGTCGGTTTGGGCACTGGCGGTGGACACACATTGCGCGTTGAGCCACAACCGCCGACGACCAGCGGCAACATCAGCGCGTAAAGCTTCAATCTGAGATTTTGCATCGGCGAGTTCCTGCGTATATTTGGCATCTAAAGCAGCATTTATTTGCTGGCGCTTTGTCATATCCTCAATGGTGGACTGGCGTTCACTGGCAAGCCTTTCAGCCTGTAGATATTTGCTGCGGTAGTGGTCGGTAGTCCAACCCAAGGCTATTAATCCCATCATTGACATCACGACAAAACCTAAAGTGAGACGGCTCATATCACCACCAGCGTACAGCCAGAATTAATCTGGCAATGCCATACATTGCAGGCACAGATACAGCTCCAACGGCCATGACTTTGATTGCAAAAATGACGGCCCGCATGAGTTCGACACTTACTGGAGCGTCAATTTCCAGACCATTTTTCATAGACAACCTCAAAAAGAATCTTTTATACTTTCCCTCGAGGATTTTCTCCGGAACCACTAAAATTCTCGCTCTCTCTTGCTACATCAAGGTGTAGAAATAGAAAACCCCAGACTGTTCGCGCAGCTGGGGTTTTTGCTTTTCATCTATCACTATGAGTTAAATCGTTACGCGCTCTTTCATCCAGCCATAAACAAACGATTCGTTAGCCTCTCGACTCTCGGCCAGTTCCAGATAACGCTCACCCTGCGTACAGTTCAAACCTTTTAGTAAAACAGACTCGCCTTCTTTGCCCCGGTGACGCAAAAATGCTTTCAGGGCGATTAAGGTCCGTGGGCCAATACGGCCATCAACATCCATATCAGGGTAAAGTTTTCCGCGCTGGTTGAACACATTCAGCCAACGCTGAAGCATTCGTGTGGGGACTGATGGCCCCATGTTCACTCCGGTATCACACAGCTCGGTGGCAATGTCTGATGATAACTCTGCTATCTGGTCAAAGCGTGGCCCTGTCCAGTAATCAGCCTCAAGAATAGCCAGCGCTGTTTCTCTTGGCAGATTACGCATATCGCCCGTATAACCGTGCGCACGAGCCACCTTTTGAGTAATACCCCAGCGAGTCGGGCCGCCTTTATCGTCGGGGTGGTTTACGTATTCCCCTTCTTTGCCGAGAATAGCTTCAAAGATGTCATTTTTTGTCATGAGATGCGTCCTCCCGCCAATATGTCACCTTTGCAATATTTCCACCTGCGCCCCATATCGCCAGACAAAATGACAAATTCAAGAGCAACTCTGCCGGGTCAGCACCGGAATATTGGCCGTAGCAGATACGGATAACTATCCACCCCGCAGCCAATATCACCAGATAAGCCAACACAGAATAGAAAAAGCGATAACGTCCTGTTTTCTGATAGAACATCAAACGAACAACGATGAGCAGACAGACCAGAGCATTAGCGGCCAATATCCATGTTTGCCATTCCATCAATCCTCCTCCTTCCCATTTGAGTCGGAATTGATGTGATACTTAGACATCACCCGAAGTAAGACGCTGACACAGATAGTGGACGCCACCAAAGCACCAATGGCTGGCGTTACACGAATGGTGACAGGTGGACTAAGTTGATTCAGTCCGGCATTAATCAAGGCGGCAATAATCTCTGATGCCGTGTCAGCACAGTAAATTCCGCCAATAAATGAAATCAGTGCAAATAACACCTGCCTCCATAAACGATGTGGGTGACTGGAAAGCACATAGAGTGCCGCGCCAGCAAGGGAGCAAACCACCACGGCAGGGGTTGCCTCCGGGAACATCGCCGCAAAAGTCACCCCCGCCGAAGCAGCAGTCACACCCGCTGACAGCGTTAATGGTTCGTACATGATTTATCCGAAATGAAAATAGACAGAAGAGTGGCAAAAAAAAGCCCCACCAAAGTGGGGCGATACATTACAGAGTATAAACCGCCAACTAGCGGAAAAAATATGATGTGGTGCTCGATACTTATCCCGAAGATGTTCAGGCGCTGGTTAACCTGACATCGGGCCAATCTCAGGTGACATGATGAAAATCTCCAGCATTACCCGCGCAGTTACGCTGACACCACAATCGGCTGGGCCATCACTATCGTTGCCTGAGGTACTGATTTCCCTTAGCAATGACCCATGCGATTGTTGTATCACAATTCACATAGGTGCCGGATTCCCCCTTTTAAAACAACAGGGTAGAAGATATGGGACAACCCAGCACCTATGGCAATTGTTCAGCACGCCAAACGCTCCGGGCTATCCCTTCATCGCTAATTAATAAGCTACATCTCAAATCAGTTGCGCTGCAATGTATTATGTTCGAACAATAACTGAGTATATTGTTCGTCTACTGCACCGCTACGTTTACCATCCGGTCCAAAATACCGATCTTTACGACATAACCTCTCTCTAGTATCGCAAAAAATCCCATTAGCAAAAGTAAACGCAGAATAATCGAAATCGCCTAGAGAAGTTAACTGTTCGCCCCTGATTTTACCTAAATACTGACTTGTTAATTCGACAGAAATTCCTTTTGCATCAGCACAAACATATACATCACAAACGACACCTGAAGCAGGCGATTGTAGAACACCTATCATCGTTTTAGCGCTACTAGCGTAGTTCGACAGCATTCCCATAGACAAAACCATCACAGTCAATAATTGTTTAATCAAACATCTCTCCTGAAAAATAACTCAATCTTTAAATCACTCGCTCGAACCCGCATCTTTAGCTTGGAAAGCTGAGGTAATAGCCATTATACGATGACCGCTCGGTGGCTCTTTCAGACAAGCCCAAGTTTGTGATCGGGTAGAAGTAAATCACATACGCTGGCTAGTACGGAAAGAGCCAATGCTCCAATGCTGTAGTAATAACGATGACCAATACTGCAAGTGTCCTACCCCCTTACAGCTATTACTACAGCGGCAGGAATATTACTCAACCGTAAAAAATATTCAACAATCTAATTAATAACAAAAAGTTAGATTTTGTTTCTTTTTACTTCAGAGGTTATTGTTCGATACTTAAAAAGCAAAAACCCGCACAGTGGCGGGTTCGTTGACATTAAGCGGTGTGGCTTTGTAACCACTCTTAACATGATATGCAGGATTTTACGTACGTAAAGTAATTTTCAAAGTGAATTCAATCGAGCAAAAGCTGAGTAGAGCGGCAACCATAAAGTTCAGCCAGCTTTTCAAGTGTTGCTGTGCGCGGTTTTCCTGACTTCTCCATCTGGGATACAGCAGCCTGCGACATACCCAGCTGTTGAGCGACTTCAACCTGTGACAACCTACGATAAATACGCCATGCTGCCTGTAGGGTGACTCCCTCATCTACCATAATAGATATCACTTCATGAGGAATTGTCTCATCATCGCTTGGCCCCTGGATGTAAGGGATTGATACGTAGTCCTCATCCCGATCAGCTGCTTCAAGCAATGCGTTATATTCTTCGATAGAAAGAATTACCGCCTGCTTATTACCGCTCGCATCAGTAATGAATTGAATATCAGCCATATTATAAGCCTCCAGTGATTTAACGGTGCTCTTTCAGGGAAAAAGGTGAACAGTCTTCCTCCACTTCTATAGTCAATAAGTGTTAGTTTGGCGACGCCTAACCTCTTTCACTTCCAAAACCTTTGGCTCACCATCCGTGATATCAAAAATTATCCGATAATCACCCACTCTCATTCGGTACTTTTTATCACTGCCTGTCAGCCTTTTAATATCCAAATCAACTAGCGGGAAGTTAACCAACAATTCAACCTTCTGCTTTATCACTTTTTGGTATCGCGTATCAATTCGGATAAGCTGTTTGGCTGCGATCTTCGACCAAACCACTTTGACCATTATTTCCCCTGAATTAAAAA
It encodes the following:
- a CDS encoding phage holin family protein, translated to MEWQTWILAANALVCLLIVVRLMFYQKTGRYRFFYSVLAYLVILAAGWIVIRICYGQYSGADPAELLLNLSFCLAIWGAGGNIAKVTYWREDASHDKK
- a CDS encoding lysis protein; its protein translation is MSRLTLGFVVMSMMGLIALGWTTDHYRSKYLQAERLASERQSTIEDMTKRQQINAALDAKYTQELADAKSQIEALRADVAAGRRRLWLNAQCVSTASAQTDTASMDDAAAPRLTDAAQRDYLRLRERIDIATKQITGLQEYINKVCLGN
- a CDS encoding DUF4222 domain-containing protein, yielding MFEMTDLPRPGKRYQDEHGALVTITGIEENRVVFMRDGYPYPCMRPLNNFLNRFQKVSNRQSE
- a CDS encoding YcgJ family protein → MGMLSNYASSAKTMIGVLQSPASGVVCDVYVCADAKGISVELTSQYLGKIRGEQLTSLGDFDYSAFTFANGIFCDTRERLCRKDRYFGPDGKRSGAVDEQYTQLLFEHNTLQRN
- a CDS encoding type II toxin-antitoxin system RelE family toxin gives rise to the protein MVKVVWSKIAAKQLIRIDTRYQKVIKQKVELLVNFPLVDLDIKRLTGSDKKYRMRVGDYRIIFDITDGEPKVLEVKEVRRRQTNTY
- a CDS encoding helix-turn-helix domain-containing protein; translation: MADIQFITDASGNKQAVILSIEEYNALLEAADRDEDYVSIPYIQGPSDDETIPHEVISIMVDEGVTLQAAWRIYRRLSQVEVAQQLGMSQAAVSQMEKSGKPRTATLEKLAELYGCRSTQLLLD
- a CDS encoding glycoside hydrolase family 108 protein, with protein sequence MTKNDIFEAILGKEGEYVNHPDDKGGPTRWGITQKVARAHGYTGDMRNLPRETALAILEADYWTGPRFDQIAELSSDIATELCDTGVNMGPSVPTRMLQRWLNVFNQRGKLYPDMDVDGRIGPRTLIALKAFLRHRGKEGESVLLKGLNCTQGERYLELAESREANESFVYGWMKERVTI
- a CDS encoding putative holin, yielding MYEPLTLSAGVTAASAGVTFAAMFPEATPAVVVCSLAGAALYVLSSHPHRLWRQVLFALISFIGGIYCADTASEIIAALINAGLNQLSPPVTIRVTPAIGALVASTICVSVLLRVMSKYHINSDSNGKEED